A segment of the Trifolium pratense cultivar HEN17-A07 linkage group LG7, ARS_RC_1.1, whole genome shotgun sequence genome:
TCATATTAATTACTTAAAAACCTTGCTATGTTAAAGTAAACATATTGTCTCCATTGTTTCAAATTCAATGACCAGAATATTcttaaagcaaaaaaaaaaacgcataaACAAAGATGTGAAGGCATGTGTGTGAAATATTTAAGAGCCACAAAAATGAGATGAAATGCTTTAGAAAACCCTAGGTACAGAGCATAATAATGAAGTTTCTCATGTTTTCTTCTACCAAGGGAACCCTAACAAAGAAAAAGGTTTTATTCACTTGAGATAAATGAAATATTACAAACCTGACCTTCAATCACAACCAACTGAGAGCTTCAATCACAACCAGTTGAGAGCTTCAATCTTTGTTTTGATTACAAACCCGAGTAAATCGATGAAAAGGGATTAGGGTTTTTTGTGAGAATAGTTCACGCgatggaggaagaggaagaaatCGATGGAATGGGAACAATGGAAGGGGAACGATGGAAGAAGAGGAAGGAATTGATGGAAGAAGCTTAGTTCACACGATGGATGAAGAAGCTTGGTTGAGTCTCCATTGTATGTGTTTGCCTTATGTTTTTGGGTGAAGAGAGAGAACtgtgttttttgtttgagtTTGGTGTTTTCTTTTTGCCTATTAATgtgtctaaattttttattttaaaatttaataaaaaaaagagggaATCTTAGAAAAAAAGAGTGGGAGAATTTAGCGCCCAAtgaatttgacaaaattgaaatgtatGACTTTGGTCAacagttttataaatttttaagcaACAGTTTTAAGATGGTGGGCTAAATTGGTTAAAAAACCGTTGCTGCAATGGGTTTAATCTACCATTCACAAGGGTTGCCTATAGGATATGAAAAGTCAACAGTTTTATGTAGTCAACACGCGTAAAACCGTTGCCTCAAATAAATAGCCAACGCTTTTACAAGAGAAGTGAACAAAGTATAAAAATTTGGCAACAAGAACAAAAGCGTTGTCGGTGACCCCTTATTTCAACGGTTTTTCAGGCGTTGCCTATAAATTCGTTGCCTAAAGCTAAAAATGCTGTAGTGTCGGTTGTACCATATACTCCAAAACAACGTAGCCACTCTATCTATAGTAGTGTAGTCCTCATTCTGACACAAGGCAAACACTCTACCTGCCGCACTACCTTGTTGATAAGCTGCGGAACCCAAAACAGATGACAGTCCAGCCGCTTGCCAACTAGATCGAGCAGAAGCGCAGGTGAAAAAAGTGTGTACATCATCTTCTACCTCCTCTTCACATAATGAACAATGAACATCACAATCCACATTACGTCGTGTTGGAAGACATCCCCTACATAATCGCCAAAGATGACGAGCTTTATGCGGGGCATGCGctttccatatttctttccaaTTCCCCTCCACATGGTATTTATCACTGCGAATAATACACTTCATCGCAAGATTATACCCGGATTTGACAAAGTAACAACCATTTCGTTCCTCCTCCCAAACCATTTTATCCACATAAACCGACTCAATGAGAGGTGTCGCAATAATCCTCTCTGCCACTTGGACTGGGAATAACATATGAATTTTAGCCACATTCCAagctttatttataattatctaTCATAAGGTCTCTAACAAATAAGTTATACACTTCTTCAGGTTGAGCGAAGGAATCCAACGTTCTCCATTCCCATGAATCCAACACTTCTTCAGGTTGTCACCACCACCAATCGTCCACCTACATTCAAGTAAAAGAACCTGTCTAGCTTTCCATATACTACGCCATGCAAAACTAGGATCATGCCTAAAGAAGCCTCAAATAAAGTAGATCGCGGAAAATACATTGCTTTAATAAGTTTGGCCGCCAACGTATTTGGATTTTGTAAGATGCTTCATGCTTGTTTTGCTACCATAGCCATATTAAAGGCTTCAAAATTACGAAATCCCAAACCACCTTTGTCTTTAGGGTAAGCAAGTCTCTCCCATGCTAACCTTTGTATTATTAATGAATTTAAGTCACTCAGTAtatatatttgtacaaatattaatttagtgTTTATTATCGATGATTATAAGTAATTCGGTATACATATTAAttcaagtattagtgtaaatattagctcataattaattgaatttacagtattagataaaattatcaattgaactagcatatataaatatgaaatgacataaaaatataatttttaagtctcatattttcccatttgttgcaattttagtcttatctcaatgttttattttcttttttgcccTAAAAATAGcgaattttaatgaaaaaaaatgtgaattttggtttcaaatttgatatttcttcTTAGATTTaatgttggagacaataaatcactTTTATGactaaaaatcacaattttagagtaaaaatatagattgttggtaccaaaattgtaacatatgaaaataaaagatcaaaaaattcaatttaaaaataagttgacTATTGTTCGGTTCACCCACAATATTTTTTCTGGCTCCACCACCACTGTATTTACGTGATCACACTTTTTTCCCTAAGTTTTCTACTCCAAtctagtttaattttgatatttttttgtcaatattGTCTTTTCATTAATGACGTCAGTGCTTATATGATCACCCTTCTGTTTGTGCAAAAAGTCTTATATTAGTCAAAATACAACAAATTAAAAGCAAATAACAAATAGAAAACGATCTCTAACATCACATTTATATACTAGAGTCGAGATTGAATTTCAGCCTCTCAACTTATTCACTTAAGAGTAAACTTATAGATATTAATctatttgacaaaaacaaaaaacacaattcTAAGAATTTTTTAATATCGACTAATTCGAAACAATCAATCCCACTGCCCACTTGCGAGGGCCCACGTTTAAAGGCAATAATCCACTAAAATTGGCACTAGAGGGAATCAAACTTGAGAGTAACAAACTCCAAGGtctcaagccaacaccactaggtTAAGATGGGttccaatatttaattattaattattattttataatataaatcagaCAGAACAAACAAGTAAAGAACAGAAATTAGTTATGGCAGCAACAATGATCAAAGTAGCAGCTCTTTCTGGTTCTCTCAGAAAAGCTTCATACCACTCAGGCCTTATCCGTGCAGGTTCATTcaattctttctctttctcttcttttcttcaATTCTTTCTTCTTTTACATGCTTACATATTgatattgttgatgattgtagCAATTGAGTTGAGCAAAGGATCCATTGAAGGCATTGAAATTGAGTTCATTGATATTTCAAATCTACCTATGTTGAACACTGATCTTGAGAACAATGGAACTTATCCACCTTTAGTTGAGGCTTTTCGCAACAAGATTCTTCAAGCTGATAGTATTCTTTTTGCTTCTCCTGAGTATAATTACTCTATCACAGGTACTATTTTCTTCTGCTGCTATGCTATAGTTAtttagatttaataaaccatcaatttagctcttaaaatattattctctttaactctggctttaaatgggccccgCAAGTGAGCGGTAGAATTGGTtgccttggattagtcggttcTAGGGTCGGACActgagttttcaaaaaaaaaatatatattattctctttaatttagtctctaaaatatataaaaataatattccgTGAGTGGTTACCAATTGTTAGGTggtccagtggtgattgacgctggacttggtagggagaaccacGGTAAGATCCCCGAAACTACAATTACTAATTAGAAGGGGGccagaaccacttgatgtcagaactgacccacAAACTTGATTAGACGGTTTAGTGGATCAGATAATGATaatttattactccctccggtcctttttataaggaacacttagggcaaaaaatttggtcctttttataagaaactttgaccaattttcaaatgttttaaatgttcaatttcacttatacccttatttattatgagagagaatttaaaaataagtaagttagttgaataaagagtaattaaataagggtatacatggaataaattaaaatttataagagtattaaatgaaaataactatgttaaatgtgcttcattggtctgtgtgattttttcaaagtgttccttataataaggaccggagggaataCTATTTAGATTGTTTTAGATATAGGGTGATATTGGTTGGTTCTATTTGTTAATTTCCTTGAAgttcatgatttttttgtttaagaTTTTGACTACatacttttctttttatatgGTTGATTCTAATGTTAGCACTATTGAAGAATGCAATTGATTGGGCATCTAGACCTCCAAATGTTTGGGCAGGCAAAGCTGCCGCAATAGTAAGCGCGGGAGCAGACTTTGGTGGCGGTAGATCGCACTATCATCTACGCCAAGTTGGAGTGTATATTGATCTTCATTTCATCAATAAACCCGAGTTCTTTCTAAAAGCATTTGAACCCCCTGCAAAGTTTAACGATGATGGCGATTTGATTACTGAAGAGGCCAAGGATAAGTTGAAACAAGTTCTTTTATCTTTGCAAGCATTTACTCTAAAACTTCAGGGCAAAAATTGAGCCTTGAATTACTCTAATGCACAAGATATTGTTGAAATAAGATGTGGATATTGGAATTAATATTGTAATTTAGAATGTGCATGACTTCATTACAGCATTGAAATAAAGCTTGAAATAGTATTATTAGTTCCTTAGTTACATTTAGAGTAATGTTCTCTATTTCCCTCTTGTTTTTGTTTCAGTTTTATTGGTTGAGTATATGATGTACCATGTTAAATTTCTTACCCAATTCCAAGTGCAATTCTAGACAATAGTTGAATGGGAATCTCACATACATAAGCTCTAAACAGAGGATTTGCCTTAATTGAGCTTACAAGTCCATTCTAATTCTATGCTTATCGATCGGTTAATTATCGAGAAAGCTAAACTATATTTCCCATGTATGTAACATATCTATAATTACACATAGTTGGAAGGGTCATGTTCACTTAATTCCAAGTTATGAATACTCAACAAGAAAAAGATTTTAGGCGTATCTAACgttctttttaaaaaagtgtATATAATGTTAGAATCATGATTGGAAGTCATAAACATTTTGTAAACTTATTAGTAATCATTTAGGACTTAAAACTTGGATTTTTATCACTCATATGCACTATCACTCAAGTCACATATCCAAAGGGATGGCATGACTTGCTTTTGTACAGCATGTTTTTTCTCAGAAAAGCTATGTGACTCGAGTCAGAGAGACTCATGACTTGAGTCAGGGCTTCAAAATTCAGTTTTAGCATGCTTTTGGGTGCATGACTCGTTTCATGCATCGAGAGGGACATCATGAGTCGAGTCACGACTTTGAAAAACCAGCTTTTTTGCAAATTTTCGAGCCTAAACCATTTTAAGAACATCTCATTCCTTCATTCCTAATTCATTACATCAGTTTAAAATAACTCATCATACGCAATCCCTATATACGTAATTAAACCACTAATTAATTTGGCCAAAACTTAAATAAAGTAATACTAAACCTAAAGGAACTCACCTAAGCTATTTGTTGAAGATTAGAAAAATGATGAGTTGATGATGAACATCAAGCTTTATCTCAAACTTTCTTAATTTCCATGTTTTTCTACCAAGTTTCTACTCCTGTCTTTCGTTCCTTTTCTCTACTCCAATAATAGTTCTTAAACTCTCGCAAGTGCTCCAAATCAAGACTTGGCTACTATTCTAGACATTCATGAGAGACGCCGGAACACTTTCGCTCTATTCAAAGGCACATCTTGCTAAGGTAAGCTCTATGGTCCACGATGAGGGTCTTTGCTGGGCTGCCTTTGCTTCATGTGCCCTTAGTTGCAGTGTTGTTTACTTTCTAGAGAATTTTGTGACACCCCCGTTCTCCCACAAAATCTGCGAAAATGGTCATTGCCTCGCTCTTTGCATTGTGTGACTTCATCTTGAGGTGCACAGTGGGTGGCATGCATCGCTCCTAGTGATGCCAATTGCCAATGTGGGTCTTAAGTCTTATGCAGCTGTACATTGTCCTATAGGGAACTAATTaataggaatttttttttgatacaatAGAGTGCCTAAGCCCAacgaaaaaacaaaactaaagagTTAACATTTCTAGACATGCAAGCGCCAGATAAATCATTAAAAAGCAATATACATAAATTACTAGGAGGAGACTCCACTATAGAACAACTAAAAGAACTCATTGAAATGCTCTAATTAGCAAGTCAATTTATGTTGCCCTCCCGCCATGTGTGACGAACTTGGACTTGCCAATCCAAAGCCAAAAGATTGCGAATACGCCTAACCAAAATGGGAGTCACCCCTCTAATAGTGCAATTTCCCGTAATCATGTCAATCAATAGTTTTGAGTCACTCTTAACAATGAGATACAAAATATGATCTCTCCAAGCCATATTCAAGCCCAGATATAGACCCCACATTTCTGCGTGAAAATAATCGCATGATCCAATCTTCTTAGTATAACCTTTCATCCACCTCCCATCTGAATTGCGAAAAAGGCATTAATACCGTGAAATGTCGTTATTTTCCTTGCAAGCACCATCACTATAGATTGTCTCCTTTTGTTGAGGGATCTGAAGAAGACGTCGAAATGTACAATCATCAATGTCCATATAGTAATTCTGAATTACGTGAATCGGGTCATGAGGCCGCTGAAAATTGTCCTAAAGTGTCAGGGTCATCAACGTCGGTAAGGGCCGGAAGGGCAATCACTTGACTTACAATGTCATTCGAAAGGTTCTCACTAAGAAATCTCACATCCCAATCTCCATCCTGGTTCAAAACAtctctaataaaataaaattaacaatagCATGTTTGCTTTTTCTGTCCTCGAAAGTGAtgggtattttaaaaaattacatggaACTgtacaatagtttcacttatattttaaaaatattttataacatatttctaaatactttattttaaataaattgtataCTTTAGCCTATTatcaaacttaaatatcaagAAAGGCCCGTgcattcacaattttttttttaagcaacagAAGAATTAATTCTCAACgatgataaatatataaaaaaaggacAAATATTTATCATTGGTACATAATAGAAattggataaatattttttattgataattataatttattactaAAATCATACACGTCGGGACAtatgtttataaaaaacaataatttaaatttataaactCTTTGATATCTTCTAAATAAAAATTCGAATAATCAAaacatattaattataaattattaaaaaatatacacggaaTAATAGCtttaattaaacaaatttaataaattttacaagaaaGAGTACAAtagtttcatttatattttaacattattttataataagtttttaaatattttattttaaataaatgtttaCATTATTATAATGCTAAacttaaatattgaataaaatctAATGGATCCGTGCATAACtagttagaaaataaaataaaatttctgtcagaaaaaataaaatattttgactttctgattttttgtaaacttttgtagtatACCTCGAtacgtcttgtgttggggaggttgtttgtgttaatatatttcattttgtcttgttcaaaaaaatatatatgtagtttgtttaaaaatatatggagtctatatatatatatatatatatatatatatataggccccattttatgttattttataagttcacactagtgaaaattgtatattttataagctattttatcataaattaccttgacaaacttataataatacaaaaaaattgcataagctatttgcataagctcaaaaataagttaatcaaAACGGGGCCATAAGCCACTAGGTTGTGTCTAGTGTGAGGGATTTTGGTAGTACGTTATGGGTCATGCGTTCGACTCCTagttcattgtaaacaaaaaaaaagaattatatatatatatatatatatatatatatatatattataaaaatatatactatttaTATTGATGGAttgtattatattatgtattattatttttttactaatatgatatattatgttatataatagaatattttgttattataaaaaaaatattttttatttgtcttcGTGAGCATAGATCAATTCGTAGGGATGTTTCATTTTATATGCAGACTAGGGTTAGAACCCCAATCTTCCACTTATTCGAAATGAACTTTTAGCCAATAAACTACTTAACCAATATAAAATTTAGTAAATAAGTGcattaaataacattccttagTAATCATTATGGTGCAACAATCCTGGTCCCCCGGAGATGTGCCAAATATATTACTatataaagaaataatattaatgaAATTATATAAGGAAATATAGAATAGAATGtatcgataaaaaaaaaatgtatcgaTCAAAAGatattataagaaataaaaaattataaaaggaagtagagaaattatattgatcaaaaaaaaattatattatagtattttatataataaaatggaaaatttcataaaaaatataatagaatagagaatttgaaaattccataaaaaaatataatataatagaaTATACGGTGATATTTTCTTTCCAAATCTGCATCGTGATTCAATTTACACATTGATTCCTAAACTATAAATATGTGCAATGCATTAGCCTTATT
Coding sequences within it:
- the LOC123897776 gene encoding NADPH:quinone oxidoreductase-like; amino-acid sequence: MAATMIKVAALSGSLRKASYHSGLIRAAIELSKGSIEGIEIEFIDISNLPMLNTDLENNGTYPPLVEAFRNKILQADSILFASPEYNYSITALLKNAIDWASRPPNVWAGKAAAIVSAGADFGGGRSHYHLRQVGVYIDLHFINKPEFFLKAFEPPAKFNDDGDLITEEAKDKLKQVLLSLQAFTLKLQGKN